Proteins from one Panicum virgatum strain AP13 chromosome 7K, P.virgatum_v5, whole genome shotgun sequence genomic window:
- the LOC120642408 gene encoding protein NUCLEAR FUSION DEFECTIVE 4-like, with protein sequence MAGGGGGGPGPGKVKAGSRPPWVGLAAAVWVQVAAGSAYVFPLYSHAVKEALGYDQKALTMLGVGNDVGENVGLVPGVLANRLPPWLVLVIGSACAFFGFGTLWLAVTKTVAMPYWVLWIALCIGTNSSAWLGTAALVTNMRNFPLSRGTVAGLIKGYVAVSAAVYTETFNGMLGNSATNLLLLLALGIPTACIVVMYFVRPCTPSLEEDNSTEHSHFMYTQISSVVLGIYLMVATILGDTLKLSQAVTYLLFGIMILLLLAPLAIPIKMTLYPNKQTKEKPSTLAPSYSTDSLSGADPENSEPLLGSASATLATRAHESDDSTDLDVLLAEGEGAVNLKKKRGPRRGDDFTFLEALVKADFWLLFIVYFCGVGTGVTVLNNLAQVGMSVGANDTTILLCLFGFCNFVGRILGGSLSEYFVRSRMLPRPFWMMCTQIIMVVTFLLFATGLHSLIYVSTTLLGICYGVQFAVMIPTVSELFGLKDFGLMYNFMLLVNPLGAFFFSALLAGYIYDKEAARQHPGVLEPSNCYGPDCFRVTFYVCAIVCCCGTLLSVLFIARIKPVYQMLYASGSFRHPRSQQQLH encoded by the exons atggcggggggaggaggaggagggcccgGGCCGGGGAAGGTGAAGGCGGGGAGCCGGCCGCCGTGGgtggggctggcggcggcggtgtgggtgcaggtggcggcggggagCGCCTACGTGTTCCCGCTCTACTCGCACGCCGTCAAGGAGGCGCTTGGGTACGACCAGAAGGCGCTCACCATGCTCGGCGTCGGCAACGACGTCGGCGAGAACGTGGGGCTCGTCCCGGGGGTGCTGGCCAACCGCCTCCCGCCCTGGCTCGTACTCGTCATCGGCTCCGCCTGCGCCTTCTTCGGCTTCGGCACGCTCTGGCTCGCCGTCACCAAGACCGTCGCCATGCCGTACTGGGTG TTGTGGATAGCTTTATGTATCGGCACAAACAGCAGTGCATGGTTGGGCACTGCTGCTCTTGTTACCAACATGAGGAATTTCCCTCTCAGCAGAGGCACTGTTGCTGGTCTTATCAAGGGTTATGTTGCTGTTAGTGCTGCTGTCTACACAGAAACTTTTAATGGAATGCTAGGGAATTCAGCCACAAATCTTTTGCTGTTGCTTGCCTTGGGGATCCCAACAGCATGTATTGTGGTGATGTATTTTGTTAGGCCTTGCACTCCATCACTGGAAGAGGACAACTCAACAGAACACAGCCATTTCATGTACACACAAATCTCAAGTGTGGTTCTCGGCATATACCTTATGGTAGCTACAATACTTGGTGATACATTAAAACTAAGTCAGGCTGTGACATACCTTTTGTTTGGTATAATGATACTTTTGCTTCTTGCTCCACTTGCAATACCAATAAAGATGACACTttatccaaacaaacaaactaaGGAAAAGCCCAGCACCCTTGCTCCATCTTATTCAACTGATAGTCTGTCTGGCGCGGATCCAGAGAACTCAGAACCACTTCTGGGCAGTGCCTCAGCAACACTTGCTACACGTGCCCATGAATCTGATGATAGTACTGATTTGGATGTTCTATTGGCAGAGGGTGAGGGAGCAGtgaatttgaaaaagaaaagagggccAAGGAGGGGGGATGATTTCACATTCCTTGAAGCTTTAGTAAAAGCAGACTTCTGGCTACTTTTTATTGTATACTTTTGTGGAGTTGGCACAGGAGTCACTGTTCTAAACAACCTTGCTCAGGTTGGAATGTCTGTTGGTGCTAATGACACAACTATTTTGTTGTGCCTTTTTGGCTTCTGCAACTTTGTTGGCCGAATCCTTGGTGGATCTCTCTCTGAGTATTTTGTAAG GTCAAGGATGCTCCCTCGTCCTTTTTGGATGATGTGCACACAAATAATCATGGTAGTAACCTTCCTGCTGTTTGCAACTGGTCTTCATAGCTTGATCTATGTTTCAACTACACTCCTGGGGATATGCTATGGCGTCCAATTCGCCGTCATGATTCCAACTGTCTCGGAGCTTTTCGGGCTGAAGGACTTCGGCCTGATGTACAACTTCATGCTGTTGGTGAATCCACTCGGTGCATTCTTTTTCTCGGCTCTTCTTGCTGGCTACATCTATGACAAGGAGGCGGCAAGGCAGCACCCAGGTGTGCTTGAGCCTTCAAACTGCTATGGGCCTGATTGCTTCAGAGTCACCTTCTATGTCTGTGCTATTGTGTGCTGCTGTGGAACCCTGTTGAGCGTGCTCTTCATAGCGAGGATAAAGCCAGTCTATCAGATGCTCTACGCAAGCGGGTCATTCAGGCATCCGCGGAGCCAACAGCAGCTCCACTGA